The Gossypium hirsutum isolate 1008001.06 chromosome D06, Gossypium_hirsutum_v2.1, whole genome shotgun sequence genome contains the following window.
GCAGTATACTGCtctattattaattgttattatgTTGATTCTCAACCCCAGTGCATGCACGTCCAGGCACAGTTATATATAAAAACTTTCAaccgttaaatatatattaatatatacaatattttagatcaatatgatagagatatcgaatcgattcaaaattttacatgcatgataagtacaaatattataataaattcaaCAGTTGGGTTTGAAAGAactaaattaatatttacaagcaTAATCAAGCAATGTCAAAAGCAGTGCTAAGAGCAGTGTCAACTGCTTTAGGCACTGGTGATGAACAAGGTAGAAAAACAATAAGCACACAATATGTTTACGCAGTTTGATTTCCCTATGTCTATAATGTCTTACCTAGAGAAATAATCTCCTATCTAAGTAACTCGTACACCAAGTAATTACAACCTTTAACACTCACCACATTAGAAACCTCACTTATGCACCTAAGAGCTAGATCACTCTCCTTTAGGAGAAAACTTAGGACAAAAATCAAGTAACACACTTGATTTTGCACACCATGAACTCATAAGAGACGTTCCTCAATGAACAAGAATAAGTGCTTTCGAATTAGTACATCACATATACAAGTCTCCTCAATTTATAAGGAATCAAGACTTGCTAATTTAATAGATCAGTGACAATCAATCTTCCCCAATAAACAACAGGATAATCTGCAAAGAAAGTATCTTCAATGAGTCCAGGATAAGTCTTCAAGTCTTCAGGATATGCTTCCAAGTTTACCCGATCAGATCCAATCTCTTCAAAACAGGGAAGTCGATGTCATTGATCCGATCCAAACCAATCTTTAGGATATGTTGCCATAAACAGTTTAGATACCATAGATGGGCTTGCAAACATCCAAATTATTAGCAAAGATCAAAGCCAAATGATTCTATTACCAAAATTTGCCAACACAAAACATGGCAAGTTTCTGAGCTGAGCAGTGCCGGACACCAATAGACATGCTCAAAAATTACTTCAAgaagattgttaaaatattaattgaacaaaaaattaTTAGAGTGTGTAAACTACTCTAATTTTACACCAGTGTAAGTGGATTCCTCCCCTTATATTGTTCATGACACTCAAACGCATAATATGCCTAAAGATGACTTTTTAAATTCAGTCTAATCTAAATTAAATAGATTATAAAATGAATgcctaaaaatatattttttaaagattatCTTAATGAATGCCTAAGAAATTTATTTGGATTTGCATTGCCACCTTTAGTACTAGAAATAAGCATCACATGTATTAAGGCACTAAAAAGGTTACTAAAGAATGGCGTTGAAAATTGAACACCTTTTGTTTCCAAAAGTCCAAGGAAAAAATGATCCATGATATATACAACCATGATGGGAAAACAATGTCAAGCActcatttttttatagtaaattcttattcttaattattaaaaaataatcatacagttgtgttttgaaaataaaaaacatcttttaatagaaaaataattatttaaagcTAACAGTAAAGTTTTTAGATTCCATGAGTAAGAACAGATGATTGAAGAGTGTCCTGTAGAGGTATAGTAAGagactaaaaaaatgaatattaaaaaaaaacatgttagttttttaaggttgcttgtggaataaaaaaagtacacTGTCAATATACCAAATACTCATctatttaaaaaagaagaagatattttgatatattgccagtggagtttttagactccgCAAGTAAAGCTAGAGGGTTGACAAGTGTCCTATAGAGGtataataagatatttttaaatttttcttaaaaagagACACGTGGTAATTTTTTATCAGTGTATCAAATACTCATCCTTAAAAATTATAGTAGTTATTTTAGCAGGTcgacatatattattatttttagaaaatgaaatatttacctttaatttttttatgacttaattaattaatatccaCTTAATTCTATTTACTAACAACAAGTGGAATAAAAGattatgtattaaaatttttctcatAATTTAACACATAAATGTAATTGTCTTAGAAAATATTAATCTAAAAAtacattctaaaatttatatgaaataattaataaaaatattttatatgtttattattatttattaaataacaaaatagatTATATTTAATACATTGACGGTGTATAAGTGCATATATTATTAATAACTTATAAAATAACACATgttgaaaaataattatcatatttatttttaataatttttaaaatcattaattaatttatttatctcgTGTTTTCTACAATATATGAACTTTATAGTACCCTGTTATAAAATACAAACCCTAATAAATATAaccttttctaaaaaaaaaacctattaaaatattttatatttcaaaaaataaatttgggtcTAGATTTTTATAAAACTAGCCATATCTAAATCTTCTTTTTTACTCTttaaagaaaattcttttaaaattttttccattCACACTAGAATTTTGAGTCCCCTCTCTAGATTCTAGAGGAAGACGGCTCCTTTTTCGAGAAAACCTTTTTCCTCTAGAATCTAGAGAGAGGGAACTGACCAACTAAAAccgatatttattaaattaattaataaaagagAGATTTAGCATAAATTCAAAGGGCTCTCTAATTTTCCATTTAccataaattagaaaaataaatattataaaattaattttgtagAATGGTTACTttaatagttaatttataatATCCAAGATtcttaaactaatttattttgCCCTAACTATTCTATGccataattaattgattaattaattaatgtcttttAGCAAATAAAAAGACTTGCAAGGATGGCAGTTGTTTAACTAATGTTTGAAAAGAACAATGTcccaaagaaaatgataaaataaattaatatttaataaaaactgtctctatctaaaataatattcTTACCTAAACCTTTAGAATTTGAGGATATTAAACTAATATTCCttggaatttaattaaaaaaagggaTTGTTCCATTAAATATGCCCATTGAAACCACttgtagatttttttttaaaaattacaccgaatattattaaactattagtaagtttatgttttggttactcaactttaaaaagttataaaacgatcactgaactattcaaaaaaaaatgtttaagccACTGgactattaagttttttttttaaaaaaagagttcGGTTAGCGAGCTTCAAGCGACGATTGGTACTGTAGATCAATACCCATCGATGAGTAAAAGAACATACTTTAAATTCAAGTCGATCTGACGGTCAGTGTCGGAGATcggagaagaaagttgtttggattttggttaaTAGATTCACAACGTTCAAAGCCATTTCATGAAAAAACTGACGATTGTGAACAGAGAAGGCTATACAACAACCATTTTAACAACCCGGTGACTTGAATAACAACTTTCAAATTTGAATCGAGATAAAAATGGACTCCACTTGATTGTAATTGAATACAGCATGCTTAGATGGTCAAAACAAACTCTTGATGAAAGTGATTTAGCTTCATCCTTTTGGCTACATTATTTCCTTTTCAGAATCCTCACTGAcatatttgtaaaatttgtttgaaagACACATTtgtattttgacatttcaatgtTGGGTacaatgtgtgtatatatatatatatataatgttgaaTGACTTTCCAAAAAGAAACAACTAGTTTCAACATATTGTTTGTGGACAATCTTTGTAATAAAAGAGGTTTGAAACTACAAGTACTTTACCTAACACCATTAGTATGATCCTTTATGAACTCGAAATTTATCCATGTTAATTTagagaattatttttttaatcgaaatttataagaaaatgggTTGTTCAGGTTGTGGAACGtctcataaaaaattttattatgctcgtcaaaaattttaaaattttaattaggtccCTCAAAGTTTTTAGAGATTCTAATTAAGCTCTTTggaagttttgaaaattttaattaaaccctttaaaatttttagaaattcttattaaactctcttttttttttgaagattttagtTAGACCTCCCAAAAATTAATCACATGTTTTGTCATAGGGTTTGAACTCGGGATTTGatatcaacaaatatttaaaCAACACAAGTCATTTGTCACTACATTGATAGCTAGTTGACTaccattcaatttttaaaaaatattagtacAAATAAATCTAAATTTCGCATTTCAacatatgttaaaaatataagcTTGAAATATGCGATAAAtctcaatatttttttttgtaaatttggaatttagtttcttttctttttagattttaaaatttaggtccaattgttaacaccgtaaaattattttgttaaatttaggttcaatACAATGCTAgttttttagttacattgcttGCTACCAAGtgattcttttttaaaatttcaaaatgtcataccaaccaattttacaaaaaaaaaaaaacaacaacattaTTAACAGTTGGATTTGAAGTTTGAAATCTGcaaaatagagagattaaattcctggaaataaaagtataataactaaattccaaatttgtgttaaatttgagtttattaCAACGTCATTCTGTTAGTTACATTGCTACCAATTgagtacttttttttatttcaaaatatcacaccaatCAATTCAACAACAAAAAAACTAAATATGTTAACAATTGGATTTGAAGTTTAAAATCCGAAAAGTGAAGAGActgaatttctaaaaataaaagtacaaagactaaattctaaatttataaagaatACAAGGATTTATACCATATTTGAaccaaaatataattaataaagtTTGCATTGATAGTAGAGAAGGCTAGATATTTGTCACATTtaatatagaaaaagaaaaataaaaaagaaaaccaaaagacCTATTTGCTTATCACCTATGGCAAGTAGAGTCAACCTTTTgactactttttttttcttttaaactttgacaaaattaaaaaagaaaaaaaccctaaGTTTTTAAAGCTAAGAAGGAAGGGGGGGGGGGTTTCATTCAATGGCTTGCACTTGGTGTGTTTTTTTCTCAAACAACCCAAGCCTATAGTCAGCCAACCTTGACTTATATGCTGAAGTCTTGTATTCCCACCATGTGAATTCTTTGTATAAGCTTTCTTCTTGCTTTCCCATTAGTGAAGTTAAAGGTACTATCTTTTCACTTAAAGGTGGTCCTCCAAAGTATATCATTGAAACCCTTGATTTGTGTGAATTTGCCAATACTCTATGCCTCACACTTTTGAACCTCCCATTTGTCATCAcctgaaaaaaaaaaccccataAATTATTAATCGAGTAGATTACATCTGGCAAGATTTAAACCCCAAAATTTACATGTACAAGATTAGGGTAAAATTTGAAACTTGATTCTATTCCAAATTGAGTCCGACCATATCTTAAATAGGATGAAACAAATACTTAGCCTAAAAGGTACCAAGTTCCTTACCATTCTATCCAACAAGTATTgatatagtaaaaaaaaagattaacaaTAGTACTTAAATATCACCTACTAAATGGATTATTAGTAAGACTCGAACTTTGGTTCTATTTCATATATTAAACAGGATAAAAGTTCTCTCAATATTTCttttttcgttaacaaaactcaaaacAAACAAGACTTTATCTAAAAGGCGCCAAAATTTTCACCACTTGGTCCAATGGTGTCAATAAGATTCACACGTCAAACCTTGGTTCTATTCCAAGATGAGTCATAGGATGAAATCTCTCTCGACACTTATTTTCTCCATTCGCATGACTCAAAACTAACACTTCTTTCAAAAGGTACCGAGTTTCACACCGCTCTCGTCCCAACAAGCAccgattttgataaaaaaaaattcaaaaagaatgaCATCATCAATATTATGTGTACCTGCAAAGCATCACCAACATTGATGAAAAAGGAAGTTTCATCAGGTGGGACAGAAACCCAAACGCCATCTTTCAGACAAATTTGCAAACCAGATGTGCTGTTGGATCTTAAAACAGAGATTATTTGAGGGTCAGTGTGTTCCCCAAACCCAACCAAATCTCTGCCACTCAATGCCTGTAATTCAGGGCATGGTGGATAATGGTTTAGCCTAAAGCATGAATCACTATTCTCATCCTTTAACAGCTTGCTCAATGTATCCCTTGGTTCAATTTTCAGACCATCTGCTATTAGTTCCAGTACTTCAAATGCCATTACCTTCACTGCTTCAATATACTCCTTTACAGCTGACCTGCGTCATCCATCAAAATAGTAAAAAGaattagtcttttttttaaaaaggtaaaatttcaggtttggtccctctactatgctcaaattaaaaaattagtctTCTAATTTAATAGCCTATTGTTATGATATTACTGGTCATCGAAATAGTTGACAGTGTCAACTCTTTGGACTAATAAAAAAGCTAAATTATATCAAGTATAAAGATAAATATCAAACTTAAGTATAGTAGAGggaccaaaatcaaaatttgaccaaaacttttgctttttatatttattttataatattagaagagaaaagaaatctACATAAGCAATTTAATAGTAGGAACTATTTGGACTAAATAATGGTATTATAGAAATAGAAAGACTAGGTTATACAAAGTATAAAGATAAAACTCAAATTTAAGTATGGTCGAGGGACCAGAATCAAAATTTTACCAAAGCATTTGCACTTGTAGaagtattttataatattaaaaggggGAAAATCTATTTTAGcaatttaattgaaattgaaatggttAACCGTATGAATTATTTCGAtggatattataaaaatagaaaaattaaattaaatttaaatataataaaaggactaaatttaaaatttgaccaAAACTTTTGCTTATAAGgggaaaattctaaaaaatagttaaatgtgTAGACTATTTCAACTAATTAATGACATTATAAGAAAAGCTAAATTATACCAAAtatgaagataaaaactaaaatttaagaacagtAGAGGGACCGAAATTGAAATTTGACCGAAAACTTTTgcttctataaaaaaatattttaccagAAAATTTCTGGGTTTTCCCGGAAAACAGTGAGGGTTTTAAGAGAAGTGACTTGAGGATTGGTATTGAGAAGAAGATATTCAATCCAACCAACATCACCATTGCTTCCAATCCTTTTGCTACCATAACCAAAAGGATCTGGTGGACCAGCTTTATCTTTTTCGGATTGAGGAAGATTAAAAAACTCCAAAGCTTGAGTTTCCAGTTTAGCTATAAACTCCATTGGAACACTGTGATTCACCACCTTGAAGAACCCATATTCTTCACAAGCTTTCATTATGTGAGTTTTCGATTCGGGGTCTTTCAAGTTTATCGACGGTATAGAGTCGAGAACGGTGGCGGGTTTACGTGTTTCGATCGATGAACAATGGTTCAACGTCGAAAGATTGGATTGAACCACCATGGTGGCGTTTGAAAAGAGAGCACGAGAAATAACACAAGAGAAAGTTGTGGATGGAGTGTGTTTTGGGAGGGCATTTGGAAGGGGTatttaaaatgggaaaaagagaTGGTGGTGAGTGGTGACGGTTTTGGTAATGCACAAACAGGGAAAAAGAGGGGGCTAAAGGCGTTACTAACTATAGTGTGTAGCCATTTGGCGTTACgtgggtttttttttatattttt
Protein-coding sequences here:
- the LOC107960261 gene encoding gibberellin 2-beta-dioxygenase, producing the protein MVVQSNLSTLNHCSSIETRKPATVLDSIPSINLKDPESKTHIMKACEEYGFFKVVNHSVPMEFIAKLETQALEFFNLPQSEKDKAGPPDPFGYGSKRIGSNGDVGWIEYLLLNTNPQVTSLKTLTVFRENPEIFWSAVKEYIEAVKVMAFEVLELIADGLKIEPRDTLSKLLKDENSDSCFRLNHYPPCPELQALSGRDLVGFGEHTDPQIISVLRSNSTSGLQICLKDGVWVSVPPDETSFFINVGDALQVMTNGRFKSVRHRVLANSHKSRVSMIYFGGPPLSEKIVPLTSLMGKQEESLYKEFTWWEYKTSAYKSRLADYRLGLFEKKTHQVQAIE